Proteins encoded in a region of the Neodiprion virginianus isolate iyNeoVirg1 chromosome 2, iyNeoVirg1.1, whole genome shotgun sequence genome:
- the LOC124297762 gene encoding peroxynitrite isomerase THAP4-like yields the protein MWNYTCCAVNCKNNGKTSDCIFYKFPTASHKIVQRQKWIAAVKRKNPDGSKWTPKTHHVICNAHFIGKKKSDDPASPSYAPTLFPPVYHAKQVNERAVLSRYNPLMNRRKTLHKHNIGVNCDTGNQVNDDSNNVVNNSGREPMDISSAEEF from the exons ATGTGGAATTACACTTGTTGTGCTGTTAACTGCAAAAATAACGGTAAAACTAGtgattgtatattttacaaGTTTCCAACTGCATCACATAAAATAGTTCAAAGGCAAAAATGGATTGCTgctgtgaaaagaaaaaa TCCTGATGGTTCAAAGTGGACTCCAAAAACTCATCATGTAATATGTAATGCTCATTTCATTGGCAAGAAAAAATCAGATGATCCTGCGAGTCCAAGCTACGCGCCAACTCTATTCCCTCCAGTTTATCATGCAAAGCAAGTAAATGAAAGAGCTGTTTTGAGCAG GTACAATCCACTCATGAACCGAAGAAAGACTCTTCACAAGCATAACATCGGAGTGAATTGTGATACTGGAAATCAAGTTAATGACGACTCCAACAATGTTGTCAATAATAGTGGACGTGAACCTATGGATATAAGCAGTGccgaagaattttaa